In Trichoderma atroviride chromosome 2, complete sequence, one DNA window encodes the following:
- a CDS encoding uncharacterized protein (EggNog:ENOG41), which translates to MEDTEWTASGHPLNSFYDAFRFRLGDHSTIDILPRSALWRRGATDGPIDDRWNHLQLGQDERSGQVSIYETRREWLCSWSQRSCYGKRLTFPSQFHFGGSNAYDQCYEGWDDATQHAASPEGTSLNTPLRLHRAEPQTEGNIRA; encoded by the coding sequence ATGGAGGATACCGAATGGACCGCATCGGGGCACCCTTTGAATTCGTTTTATGACGCCTTTCGGTTCCGTTTGGGGGATCATTCTACAATTGACATCTTGCCACGATCTGCACTCTGGCGAAGAGGCGCAACTGACGGACCAATCGACGATCGCTGgaatcatcttcagcttggGCAGGACGAAAGGTCTGGCCAAGTATCCATTTACGAGACTCGAAGGGAATGGCTCTGTTCGTGGAGCCAGCGCAGCTGTTATGGTAAACGACTCACTTTCCCCTCCCAATTTCACTTTGGAGGTTCAAATGCCTATGACCAGTGTTACGAAGGTTGGGACGATGCGACCCAACATGCAGCAAGCCCAGAGGGCACGTCTCTAAATACACCACTGAGGCTGCACCGCGCGGAGCCTCAAACTGAAGGCAATATCAGAGCCTGA
- a CDS encoding uncharacterized protein (EggNog:ENOG41) translates to MMEPVPETERMEEFRAVPPKARVNSPHSLSTFDLDIARKPPNLRRSTDPSPTSNHAFAWTPMVALPYRPRTTSPLSGISHMRSRSAASIGAAPMGRTQSMPGVSGSGHLLFSPQLRPASPAQSPSRVRTPRKPVDEAFPMTSPVRTSVLDHDRLPADRSGSPVLGVSTNGTLTRARRTSSPIRNYSQSSTGSLPALPSTPTSSSSSLYKAYDPFSSSYGTLSSVPSTPTSLRSRSPSISSLETIPDSPDAEEEALEAERQAQLKAAAEASDAGDPSDAKGRGLDLPARGRTMAFGSKDKRKRWSVCGAERRGDIDLETIWED, encoded by the coding sequence ATGATGGAGCCCGTCCCCGAGACCGAGCGCATGGAGGAGTTTCGCGCCGTGCCGCCCAAGGCCCGCGTCAACAGCCCGCACTCGCTCTCCACCTTCGACCTGGACATCGCCAGGAAACCGCCGAACCTGCGCCGCAGCACCGACCCAAGCCCGACGTCGAACCACGCCTTTGCCTGGACGCCCATGGTCGCCCTGCCCTACCGCCCGCGGACGACGTCTCCCCTCTCCGGCATCTCGCACATGCGCTCGCGGTCCGCTGCTAGCATTGGCGCCGCTCCCATGGGCCGTACGCAGTCCATGCCCGGCGTCTCTGGCTCCGGCCAcctgctcttctctccccaGCTTCGCCCAGCCAGCCCGGCGCAGTCCCCCAGCCGGGTTCGCACGCCGCGAAAGCCAGTGGACGAGGCCTTTCCCATGACGTCTCCCGTGCGCACCTCGGTTCTCGACCACGACCGGCTGCCCGCTGACCGGAGCGGCTCTCCCGTCCTGGGTGTCTCGACGAATGGGACCCTGACTCGGGCACGTCGAACGTCGTCGCCAATTCGAAATTATTCCCAGTCGAGCACCGGCTCCCTGCCGGCTCTGCCCAGCACGCCaacctccagctcctcatctCTGTACAAGGCGTATGATCCCTTTTCTAGTAGCTACGGCACGCTCTCCTCGGTcccctcaacgccaacatCGTTGAGGTCTCGCAGCCCCAGTATTTCGAGCCTGGAAACCATCCCTGACTCTCCCGacgccgaggaggaggcgcttGAAGCGGAACGACAGGCCCAGCTAAAGGCCGCGGCTGAGGCATCGGATGCCGGAGACCCATCCGATGCAAAAGGACGGGGCCTGGATCTCCCGGCTCGCGGTCGCACAATGGCATTTGGCTCCAAAGACAAGCGGAAGCGGTGGAGCGTATGCGGTGCTGAACGACGTGGCGACATTGACTTGGAAACAATCTGGGAGGATTAA